One part of the Streptomyces sp. NBC_00286 genome encodes these proteins:
- a CDS encoding carboxymuconolactone decarboxylase family protein — translation MALEALTSAIPDYAKDLRRNLDSVIGDSPLPQQRLWGTVLACAIASRSPRVLREAAREAAAALSPEAFTAAKSAAATMAMTNVFHRTRHLLSDPEYRNLRAGLRTNVLGHPGVDRTDHEFWSLAVSAVNGCGDCLDSHERALRKAGVDRETIQEAFKIAAVVQAVAVTLDAEAVLSAPLEER, via the coding sequence ATGGCTCTCGAGGCGCTGACGTCCGCGATTCCCGACTACGCCAAAGACCTGCGGCGGAACCTCGACTCCGTGATCGGCGACAGCCCGCTGCCCCAACAGCGGCTCTGGGGCACGGTGTTGGCCTGCGCGATCGCCTCGCGCTCGCCCCGTGTGCTGCGTGAGGCGGCTCGGGAAGCCGCCGCGGCGCTGTCTCCCGAGGCGTTTACGGCCGCCAAGTCCGCCGCCGCGACCATGGCGATGACCAACGTCTTCCACCGGACCCGGCATCTGCTCTCCGATCCGGAGTACCGGAACCTGCGGGCCGGACTGCGTACGAACGTTCTCGGTCACCCGGGGGTCGACAGGACGGACCACGAGTTCTGGTCCCTCGCCGTGTCCGCCGTCAACGGCTGCGGCGACTGCCTCGACTCCCACGAGCGGGCGCTCCGCAAGGCCGGCGTGGACCGCGAGACGATCCAGGAGGCGTTCAAGATCGCGGCGGTGGTCCAGGCGGTGGCGGTCACGCTGGACGCGGAGGCGGTGCTTAGCGCTCCGCTGGAAGAACGGTGA
- a CDS encoding ABC transporter ATP-binding protein, with protein sequence MTPEGSLLAAVDLRKTYGPTAALDGAEFSIHPGEVVAVMGPSGSGKSTLLHCLAGIVMPDSGSITYDGQEMTTMNDARRSALRRSEFGFVFQFGQLVPELSCVENVALPLRLNGTSRKAAERTALQWMERLEVDDLKGKRPGEVSGGQGQRVAVARALVTSPRVLFADEPTGALDSLNGERVMDLLTDAARSANAAVVLVTHEARVAAYSDREIVVRDGKSRDMERIV encoded by the coding sequence ATGACCCCCGAAGGTTCCCTGCTCGCGGCCGTCGACCTGCGCAAGACGTACGGACCGACCGCCGCGCTGGACGGCGCGGAGTTCTCCATCCACCCCGGCGAAGTCGTCGCGGTGATGGGCCCGTCCGGCTCCGGAAAGTCGACCCTGCTGCACTGTCTCGCCGGGATCGTGATGCCCGACTCGGGCTCGATCACGTACGACGGCCAGGAGATGACGACGATGAACGACGCCCGGCGCAGCGCGCTCAGGCGCTCGGAGTTCGGCTTCGTCTTCCAGTTCGGCCAGCTCGTACCGGAGTTGAGCTGCGTGGAGAACGTGGCCCTGCCGCTGCGCCTGAACGGCACCAGCCGCAAGGCGGCCGAGCGCACCGCCCTGCAGTGGATGGAGCGCCTGGAGGTCGACGACCTCAAGGGCAAGCGGCCCGGCGAGGTCTCCGGTGGCCAGGGACAGCGCGTCGCCGTCGCCCGCGCCCTTGTCACCAGCCCGCGTGTGCTGTTCGCCGACGAGCCCACCGGCGCGCTCGACTCCCTCAACGGTGAGCGTGTCATGGACCTGCTTACGGACGCCGCCCGGTCCGCCAACGCCGCTGTCGTCCTCGTCACGCACGAGGCTCGCGTGGCCGCGTACTCGGACCGCGAGATCGTCGTACGGGACGGGAAGTCGCGGGATATGGAGCGCATCGTATGA
- a CDS encoding AI-2E family transporter, with the protein MSRVPGWLGRVGAGFTRLGERLEERRRAEAEKDIQEDSEAPAPEHVPPPPSYAPAVAPPRPDPAAAVPWGMRVAAEAGWRLLVLAGTLWVLMRIISAVQLVVLAFVAALLITALLQPTVARLQRHGVPRGLATALTAILGFVIMGLIGWFVTWQVMENIDNLSDEIQDGIDELRRWLLNSPFHVTEDQINDIAQNLREAISENTDEITSAGLEGVTVIVEALTGILLTMFSTLFLLYDGKRIWQWTLKLVPAAARPGVAGAGPRAWRTLTAYVRGTVLVALIDAVFIGLGIFFLDVPMAVPLAVFIFLFAFIPLVGAVVSGALAVVVALVTQGVFTAVMTLVVVLAVQQIEGHILQPFILGRAVRVHPLAVVLAVATGGLVAGIGGAVVAVPLVAVTNTVVGYLRAHSREASLRHSPAPHGATATDAAPGAGPRPTPPPTPPPAGTPAAAPAEAPPSDTPRAE; encoded by the coding sequence ATGTCGCGAGTGCCTGGGTGGCTCGGCCGCGTCGGTGCCGGGTTCACCCGCCTGGGAGAGCGCCTGGAGGAGCGGCGCCGAGCCGAGGCCGAGAAGGACATCCAGGAGGACTCCGAGGCCCCCGCTCCCGAGCACGTACCGCCCCCGCCTTCGTACGCCCCTGCCGTCGCCCCTCCCCGCCCCGATCCCGCGGCGGCCGTGCCGTGGGGGATGCGGGTCGCCGCCGAGGCCGGCTGGCGGCTGCTCGTCCTCGCGGGCACCCTCTGGGTGCTGATGCGGATCATCAGCGCCGTACAACTCGTCGTACTCGCCTTCGTGGCGGCGCTGCTCATCACCGCGCTGCTCCAGCCCACGGTGGCCCGGCTGCAGCGGCACGGGGTGCCGCGCGGGCTCGCCACCGCGCTCACCGCGATCCTCGGCTTCGTCATCATGGGGCTCATCGGATGGTTCGTGACCTGGCAGGTCATGGAGAACATCGACAACCTCTCCGACGAGATCCAGGACGGCATCGACGAACTGCGCCGCTGGCTGCTCAACAGCCCCTTCCATGTCACCGAGGACCAGATCAACGACATCGCGCAGAACCTGCGCGAGGCGATCAGCGAGAACACCGACGAGATCACCTCGGCCGGCCTGGAAGGCGTCACGGTCATCGTCGAGGCGCTGACCGGCATCCTCCTGACGATGTTCTCGACGCTGTTCCTGCTCTACGACGGCAAACGGATCTGGCAGTGGACGCTCAAGCTCGTCCCGGCCGCCGCCCGCCCCGGCGTCGCGGGCGCGGGCCCACGCGCCTGGCGGACACTCACCGCCTACGTACGCGGCACGGTCCTTGTGGCCCTGATCGACGCCGTCTTCATCGGTCTCGGCATCTTCTTCCTCGATGTCCCGATGGCCGTGCCGCTCGCAGTGTTCATCTTCCTGTTCGCGTTCATCCCGCTCGTCGGCGCCGTCGTGTCCGGGGCGCTGGCGGTGGTGGTCGCGCTGGTGACGCAGGGCGTCTTCACGGCCGTCATGACCCTGGTCGTCGTACTGGCGGTCCAGCAGATCGAGGGCCACATCCTGCAGCCCTTCATCCTGGGCCGCGCGGTACGCGTCCATCCCCTCGCGGTGGTGCTTGCGGTCGCGACGGGTGGCCTGGTAGCGGGGATCGGCGGCGCGGTGGTGGCGGTACCACTGGTCGCCGTGACGAACACGGTGGTCGGCTACCTGCGCGCCCACTCCCGAGAGGCGTCGCTACGGCACTCTCCGGCGCCGCACGGGGCAACGGCGACGGACGCGGCGCCCGGGGCGGGCCCGCGGCCGACTCCGCCGCCGACTCCGCCTCCGGCAGGGACTCCGGCTGCGGCCCCGGCGGAGGCGCCGCCTTCGGATACGCCGCGAGCGGAGTAG
- a CDS encoding ABC transporter permease, which translates to MNLRGWARDLGLGVRFAFTGGREGWVRALLTATGVGLGVALLLLTTAIPNALAVRQDREDARSDLHYGDTLTGVPRSDRSLLIAHSNTTFREKDVRGRELKPEGPRAPLPPGLEEFPADGEMVVSPALKELLESDSGKLLRERLPQRIVGTIGESGVIGPAELSFYRGSDGLTDPGSRNGVARIDRFGPQQEPEAMDPVLLLLILVVFVVLLMPVAVFIAAAVRFGGERRDRRLAALRLVGSDSRMTRRIAAGEALAGAVLGLVLGAGFFLIGRQIAGSVEVYTVSVFPSYLNPTPALALLVAVAVPAAAVLVTLFALRGVVIEPLGVVRTTRPARRRLWWRLLLPLAGLALLYPMVGQGRDNGEFNQYMVTAGVILLLVGITALLPWIVEAVVARLGSGPVAWQLAVRRLQLSSGTAARMVNGIAVAVAGAIALQMLFAGIEGDYTKDSGQDTTRAQMSVRLPSEVPIAEADRQFQQTRGVRHTLALSDGSVADRRKDPENSANLTVGDCAALREVAKLPSCRDGDVFTVQNAEQDTGVPLLGKPGRKLYIDPSYGDSPGKEVVWALPEGIRQATEGNDPSGWGREGILATPGALPTKAAPALTGGVYLRLDSSVPDAREYVRNTAARFDPLAVPMTMSATIQSPRFASIRTGLFVGAACVLLLIGASLLVSQLEQLRERKKLLSALVAFGTRRRTLSLSVLWQTAIPIALGLALASAVGLTLGAVLLKMSSASVRVDWPSVLAMTGIGAGVVLVVTLFSLPPLLRLMRPEGLRTE; encoded by the coding sequence ATGAACCTGCGGGGGTGGGCCCGTGACCTGGGCCTGGGGGTCAGGTTCGCGTTCACCGGCGGACGTGAGGGGTGGGTCCGGGCCCTGCTGACGGCCACCGGCGTCGGGCTCGGCGTGGCACTGCTGCTACTGACCACCGCGATCCCGAACGCGCTGGCGGTGCGGCAGGACCGGGAGGACGCTCGCAGCGACCTCCACTACGGCGACACCCTCACCGGGGTGCCCAGGTCGGACCGTTCGCTCCTGATCGCGCACTCGAATACGACCTTCCGTGAAAAGGACGTCCGGGGGCGGGAGTTGAAGCCGGAAGGGCCGCGGGCCCCGCTGCCGCCCGGCCTCGAGGAGTTCCCGGCGGACGGCGAAATGGTGGTCTCCCCCGCGCTGAAGGAGCTTCTGGAGTCCGACTCCGGAAAGCTGCTGCGGGAGCGGCTGCCGCAGCGGATCGTCGGCACGATCGGCGAGAGCGGGGTGATCGGCCCGGCCGAACTCTCCTTCTACCGGGGCTCCGACGGACTCACCGACCCGGGCAGTCGTAACGGGGTGGCTCGCATCGACCGGTTCGGGCCCCAGCAGGAGCCGGAAGCGATGGACCCCGTCCTGCTCCTTCTGATCCTCGTGGTCTTCGTAGTGCTGCTGATGCCGGTCGCCGTGTTCATCGCCGCGGCCGTACGGTTCGGCGGCGAGCGGCGCGACCGGCGGCTCGCGGCTCTCAGGCTGGTGGGCTCCGACAGCCGGATGACCCGGCGGATCGCCGCCGGTGAGGCGCTCGCGGGCGCGGTGCTCGGGCTGGTCCTCGGTGCCGGATTCTTCCTGATCGGACGTCAGATCGCGGGCTCGGTCGAGGTCTACACCGTCAGCGTGTTCCCGAGCTATCTCAACCCCACTCCGGCACTGGCCCTGCTGGTCGCGGTGGCCGTTCCGGCGGCCGCGGTCCTGGTGACCCTCTTCGCACTGCGCGGGGTCGTCATCGAGCCACTCGGCGTGGTGCGCACGACCCGGCCCGCGCGGCGCCGACTGTGGTGGCGGCTGCTGCTGCCGCTGGCCGGACTCGCGCTGCTCTACCCGATGGTCGGGCAAGGCCGGGACAACGGCGAGTTCAACCAGTACATGGTGACCGCCGGTGTCATCCTCCTGCTGGTCGGCATCACAGCGCTGCTGCCCTGGATCGTGGAAGCGGTCGTCGCACGGCTCGGCTCCGGCCCGGTCGCCTGGCAACTGGCCGTACGGCGCCTGCAGTTGAGCAGCGGCACGGCGGCCCGCATGGTCAACGGCATCGCCGTGGCGGTGGCCGGCGCGATCGCCCTGCAGATGCTGTTCGCCGGCATCGAGGGCGACTACACGAAGGACTCTGGCCAGGACACCACGCGCGCCCAGATGTCGGTTCGCCTGCCGAGCGAGGTCCCCATCGCCGAGGCCGACCGGCAGTTCCAACAGACCAGGGGCGTACGGCACACGCTCGCCCTGTCCGACGGTTCGGTGGCCGACCGGCGGAAGGACCCCGAAAACTCCGCGAACCTGACTGTCGGCGACTGCGCGGCGCTGCGCGAGGTGGCCAAGCTGCCCTCATGCCGCGACGGTGACGTCTTCACCGTCCAGAACGCCGAGCAGGACACGGGGGTGCCGCTGTTGGGCAAGCCCGGCCGGAAGCTCTACATCGACCCGTCGTACGGCGACTCCCCGGGCAAGGAGGTCGTCTGGGCTCTGCCCGAGGGCATCAGGCAGGCCACAGAGGGCAATGACCCGTCAGGGTGGGGGCGCGAGGGCATCCTGGCCACCCCGGGCGCCCTGCCCACGAAGGCCGCGCCGGCCCTCACCGGCGGGGTCTACCTCAGGCTCGACTCGTCGGTGCCGGACGCCCGCGAGTACGTACGGAACACGGCTGCCCGGTTCGACCCGCTCGCGGTCCCCATGACCATGTCCGCGACCATTCAGTCCCCGCGCTTCGCGTCCATCCGTACGGGCCTGTTCGTCGGCGCGGCCTGCGTCCTGCTCCTGATCGGCGCGAGCCTGCTCGTCTCCCAACTGGAGCAGCTGCGCGAGCGCAAGAAGCTCCTCTCCGCCCTGGTCGCCTTCGGTACCCGGCGCCGCACGCTGAGCCTGTCGGTACTGTGGCAGACGGCGATCCCGATCGCACTCGGCCTGGCCCTCGCCTCGGCGGTGGGTCTGACCCTCGGTGCGGTCCTGCTGAAGATGTCGAGCGCCTCGGTACGCGTCGACTGGCCGAGCGTCCTCGCGATGACGGGCATCGGCGCGGGGGTCGTCCTCGTGGTGACGCTGTTCAGCCTGCCGCCGCTGCTGCGGCTGATGCGACCGGAGGGCTTGCGCACGGAGTGA